A genomic segment from Mycoplasmopsis arginini encodes:
- a CDS encoding RluA family pseudouridine synthase has protein sequence MLKLIVNYSERIDKYITNNSSITRNDIQELIKEGAVFVNGTKINKNKFVVKENDEIKVIKVIDKQINVEEQKIELDIIYENEDYLVINKPSGLVVHPAPGHRDNTLVNGLMYHFKNNLSNVNGLLRMGVVHRIDKDTSGLLIIAKNNPTHNYFASLLKEHKIDRTYLAIVDGKIANKKMHIDLPIGRDIKNRQKYAVTEQNSKNAYTMVEVIKYLKIDNKDKTLVKCNLKTGRTHQIRVHLNYIKHPVYGDPIYNKKVDEFNQRLHAVSLDFIDNKGSKVHFEAPIPEIMLREIEQFK, from the coding sequence ATGTTAAAACTAATTGTTAATTATTCTGAACGAATTGATAAATATATTACAAATAATTCTTCAATAACTAGAAATGATATTCAGGAATTGATTAAAGAAGGTGCTGTTTTTGTTAATGGTACTAAAATCAATAAGAATAAGTTTGTAGTCAAAGAAAATGATGAGATTAAAGTTATTAAAGTTATAGATAAACAAATTAATGTTGAGGAACAAAAAATTGAGCTTGATATTATTTATGAAAATGAAGATTATTTGGTAATTAACAAACCATCTGGTTTGGTCGTTCATCCCGCTCCAGGACATCGTGATAATACTTTAGTAAATGGTCTTATGTATCATTTTAAAAATAACTTGAGTAATGTCAATGGTCTTTTAAGAATGGGCGTTGTTCATCGAATTGACAAAGATACAAGTGGCTTGCTAATTATTGCGAAAAACAATCCAACACATAATTATTTTGCATCTTTATTAAAAGAACATAAGATTGATCGTACTTATTTAGCAATAGTTGATGGAAAAATTGCAAATAAAAAAATGCATATTGATTTACCAATAGGTCGAGATATTAAGAATCGTCAAAAATATGCTGTTACTGAACAAAACTCAAAAAATGCTTATACAATGGTTGAAGTTATTAAATATTTAAAAATTGATAATAAAGATAAAACTCTAGTTAAATGCAATTTAAAAACAGGAAGAACACACCAAATTAGAGTTCATTTAAACTATATTAAGCATCCAGTTTATGGAGACCCAATTTATAATAAGAAAGTTGATGAATTTAATCAAAGATTACACGCAGTTTCACTTGATTTTATTGATAATAAAGGAAGCAAAGTTCATTTCGAAGCACCAATTCCTGAAATTATGTTAAGAGAAATTGAACAATTTAAATAA